A DNA window from Trichomycterus rosablanca isolate fTriRos1 chromosome 11, fTriRos1.hap1, whole genome shotgun sequence contains the following coding sequences:
- the LOC134322956 gene encoding ATP-sensitive inward rectifier potassium channel 1-like, with protein sequence MFQTLRNSLSCCRSKRQNHPSRLVNKNGHCNVEYRKMKLSNYFTYVLDIWSTSVEIRWYSFIFLYVASFIFSWFIFTLLWYWVAYSNGDLWWQNSPANHTACVLNVYDLTTAYLFSVETELTIGYGFRVITPVCTSAITVFIAQILVGIMICCFWCGVLMAKIALPMKVAKAVTFSKMAVISVKQDALCLQIRVANIRKSLLLGGQVYGKLIRSGISSEGRTTIMKQINIDFLVDGGNDNLFFVCPLTLYHVIDESSPFFRIPVDTLNQQDLELVVFLDGTAESTSSSCQVRTSYIPQEIMWGHKFLPIISRSKQGKYHVDFSNFEKVEPVQTTYCYPDNHLSVVGIDNKGFEVIEMSDY encoded by the coding sequence ATGTTTCAGACTTTGAGAAACTCACTGAGCTGCTGCAGATCGAAGCGTCAGAACCACCCGAGCCGTCTGGTAAACAAAAATGGACACTGTAACGTTGAATATAGAAAGATGAAGTTGAGCAACTATTTCACCTATGTGCTCGATATTTGGAGTACCTCTGTGGAGATTCGTTGGTACTCTTTTATCTTCCTCTACGTGGCATCCTTCATTTTTAGCTGGTTCATCTTCACTCTCCTGTGGTACTGGGTTGCCTACAGTAACGGGGACTTATGGTGGCAGAACTCACCAGCTAACCACACTGCGTGTGTCCTTAATGTTTACGACTTGACCACTGCGTATCTCTTCTCAGTGGAGACCGAGCTGACCATTGGCTACGGCTTTAGAGTCATCACTCCAGTTTGCACCAGTGCTATCACTGTCTTCATTGCTCAGATTCTGGTTGGCATTATGATTTGCTGCTTCTGGTGTGGGGTGCTTATGGCCAAGATTGCTCTGCCCATGAAAGTAGCCAAAGCTGTGACTTTTAGTAAGATGGCCGTGATCAGCGTCAAACAAGACGCTCTGTGTTTACAAATACGAGTGGCCAACATTCGTAAAAGCTTGTTGCTTGGCGGTCAAGTCTACGGCAAGCTAATAAGGTCAGGAATCTCATCTGAGGGCAGGACCACCATCATGAAGCAGATCAATATTGACTTCTTAGTGGACGGTGGGAACGACAACTTGTTCTTTGTCTGTCCCTTGACGTTATATCATGTCATTGACGAGTCAAGTCCATTCTTTAGGATACCTGTGGACACACTGAACCAGCAGGACCTTGAGCTGGTGGTGTTCCTTGATGGCACGGCTGAATCCACCAGTTCATCTTGCCAAGTCAGGACTTCATACATCCCTCAGGAGATCATGTGGGGTCACAAATTTCTTCCCATCATCTCCCGGAGCAAACAGGGCAAATATCATGTGGACTTTTCTAATTTTGAGAAAGTAGAGCCTGTACAGACTACTTACTGCTACCCTGATAATCATCTTTCTGTCGTTGGCATTGATAACAAGGGCTTTGAGGTGATTGAAATGAGTGATTATTGA
- the LOC134322957 gene encoding ATP-sensitive inward rectifier potassium channel 1-like yields MTRTLSQLLLDYLIKRQIHQNRLVRKDGHCNIEYGNVWYSNRLAYMLDLWTSVLELHWSLVMILFTASFIFSWVIFAALWYCIGYRNGDLWWQYPSVDHSPCVIGVDSFTTAFLYSITTQMTIGYSVRVLTTLCSDAITVLVAQSLIGTVIKSFWAGVIVSKFSLPKKRAKTIFFSETAVICLKNGGLCLQIRVANLRKTLMIGSQFFGKLLRTTITPEGETIIMDQISIDFQVDAGKDNLFFACPLTLYHVIDKTSPFYEMAVDTLHLQEFELLVFMEGTDESTNFFCQARTSYIPREIMWGYEFFPIISHNKDGTYYVDFSEFARVVPVLTPHCAYCLSNDQTYHYASRDGINNQGLDRGETEETSEEGIKPSVQLRSVRKMSKM; encoded by the coding sequence ATGACCCGCACCCTGTCACAACTTCTTCTCGACTACTTGATCAAACGCCAGATCCATCAAAACCGTCTGGTGAGAAAAGATGGTCACTGCAACATCGAATACGGCAACGTGTGGTACAGCAATCGTCTTGCCTACATGCTGGACCTGTGGACGAGCGTCCTGGAGCTTCACTGGAGTCTCGTCATGATTTTGTTTACAGCGTCGTTCATTTTCAGCTGGGTGATTTTTGCAGCTCTGTGGTACTGCATTGGCTACCGGAATGGAGATCTGTGGTGGCAGTACCCCTCGGTTGACCACAGCCCTTGTGTAATAGGGGTCGATAGTTTCACCACTGCTTTTTTATACTCTATAACGACACAGATGACGATTGGTTATAGCGTAAGGGTTTTAACCACCTTATGCTCGGATGCCATTACCGTCCTGGTAGCTCAGAGTCTTATTGGAACAGTTATTAAAAGCTTCTGGGCTGGAGTCATAGTTTCCAAATTTTCCTTGCCTAAGAAAAGAGCAAAAACGATCTTTTTTAGTGAGACGGCTGTAATCTGTCTAAAAAACGGCGGCCTCTGTTTGCAGATCCGAGTGGCCAACCTTCGCAAGACCTTGATGATCGGTAGTCAGTTCTTTGGAAAGTTGCTTAGGACGACTATCACACCAGAGGGTGAGACCATCATAATGGACCAGATTAGTATAGATTTCCAAGTGGACGCTGGGAAAGACAACTTGTTCTTTGCATGCCCGTTGACCCTGTACCATGTGATTGACAAGACCAGTCCTTTCTATGAGATGGCCGTGGACACTCTGCACCTACAAGAGTTTGAACTTCTGGTGTTTATGGAGGGAACGGATGAGTCCACTAACTTCTTCTGTCAGGCTAGGACTTCATATATTCCCCGAGAGATCATGTGGGGTTATGAGTTCTTTCCCATTATTTCCCACAATAAAGACGGAACATATTATGTGGACTTTTCAGAATTTGCGAGAGTGGTCCCGGTACTCACTCCACATTGTGCCTATTGCCTTAGTAATGACCAAACGTATCATTATGCCTCTAGAGATGGAATTAATAATCAGGGACTTGATAGAGGAGAAACTGAGGAAACTAGTGAAGAGGGCATAAAACCATCAGTTCAATTACGTAGTGTCcgtaaaatgtctaaaatgtaa